A segment of the Agrobacterium tumefaciens genome:
GAAGCGGAAGTAGGAGGAAAGCTGCGCCAGCGTGTTGGTCGAGAGCTTCAGCTGAAGTCCCAGACGGTTCATGTGCTGCCACTGAACGACGCCTTCGAGATAACCGAGGTCCTCGCTCTCCACCTTCACGCGGCTGCCTTTCTGGGCAGAAAACGCTCCGTCCAGCTCCAGCGCCATGCCGGTTTCGGAAAGATCGATCA
Coding sequences within it:
- a CDS encoding PilZ domain-containing protein is translated as MTNNLNMPTRGAQRSRTRIFATVRYVNQATKARVIDLSETGMALELDGAFSAQKGSRVKVESEDLGYLEGVVQWQHMNRLGLQLKLSTNTLAQLSSYFRFFHEEVKPTLAR